In the genome of Actinobacillus genomosp. 1, the window ATTCGGATCAACGAGGTATGACCGCAAGCGGTATGATTGTGATTAACCCGCCTTGGCAATTGGAAAGCCAGATGAAAAAAGTACTTCCATATCTTGCGGAAGTGCTGGTTCCGGAAGGAACGGCATCTTGGACAGTGAGTTGGATCACGCCGGAATAATTTGATTAGCCGCAGATAACACAAATAAACGGAAGTTTCCGTGAAAAGCCGTGTTATCTGTGGTTTTTTTATATAAGGAAACAAAATGGAACAATATAAACACGATTTTATTGAATTTGCATTAAGCCGTAATGTTTTAAAATTCGGTGAATTTACCCTAAAGTCGGGTAGAAAAAGCCCTTACTTTTTTAATGCGGGCTTATTCAATACCGGTAGAGATCTTGCCAAACTCGGCGAGTTTTATGCGCAAGCGATTCAAGCATGCGGTCTAAATTTTGATGTCCTTTTCGGGCCGGCTTATAAAGGTATCCCGATTGCGACTACGGTTGCCGTTGCGTTAGTCAATCAATTTGATGTGGACAAACCTTGCTGTTTTAACCGTAAAGAAGCGAAAGATCACGGAGAAGGCGGTAATCTTATCGGTTCACCTTTAAAAGGGCGTATTTTATTGGTTGATGACGTAATTACCGCCGGCACGGCAATTCGTGAATCAATGGAAATTATCAATGCAAACCAAGCGGAATTAGCCGGTGTATTGATTGCGTTAAACCGCAAAGAAAAGGGCAAAGGCGAGCTTTCTGCGATTCAAGAAGTGGAACGTGATTACGGCTGCCAAGTTTTCTCAATCGTTGATTTTGACGATTTACTTTCATTTATCGAAAAATCCGAGCAATATGCACCGCATTTGGCTGCAATGAAAGCATACCGTGAACAATACGGCGTTTAATTATTATGAATTTTATTCATCATAAATACAGATAACTTTCATCTGAAAAAGCCTGAAGCGGGCTTGTTCGAAATTGAAATTTCCCTTAAATTAATCTCAGTGATAACAAATACGAATATACGGAGTAAAAATGGCACATAAAACATTACCTTTTCATGCGGATACGGTGGGTTCATATTTAAGAACCGATGCTTGGAAAAAAGCGCATGCAGACTACAAAGCAGGTTTGATTTCTCTCGAAGCACGAGATGCGATTGTTGAAGAAGAAGTTAAAAAATTAGTTGAAGCACAGTTAGAAGCCGGTATTCAAGTGGTAACTGACGGTGAGTTCCATCGTTCTTGGTGGCATATCGATTTCTTAGAAAATTTAAACGGTATCGAAGGTTATGTGCCTGAAAAAGCTTATGCGTTTAAAGGCGTAGCGGTACGTCCGTATAACACTCGTTGTTGCGGTAAAGTGTCTTGGAATCCAAATCACCCTTTCCTTGAACATTTCAAAAAATTCAACGCAATCGTTGCAGGCAGAGCGGTAGCAAAATTTACTATTCCAAGCCCGAACCAATTAATGTATCCGGTGCAATGGGATCACGGTGTTTATGCGACTCGTGAAGAATTTGCTAAAGATGTTCAGCAGGCTTATAAAGATGCGATTAAAGCATTCTATGACGCAGGTTGTCGTTACTTACAAATTGATGATGTATATTGGGGATCGCTCTGCAACAACTATCAACAACCGACCTTTGAAGTGGATAAAGCGCAAGCGGTTGCGAATATTCAAGCGATTTTAGCGGACAAACCGGCAGATTTAACCATTACTACCCACGTTTGTCGTGGTAACTATAAATCTTCTTATTTGTTAGAAGGCGCTTACGATCCAATCGCAGACGGTTTGTTCGGTCAAACCAATTATGACGGTTACTTCTTAGAATATGATGATGAACGTTCCGGCGGTTTTGAGCCGTTAAAACACTTTGCGAATAATAAAGGTCGTGTAGTGTTAGGTTTAGTGAGCTCAAAATTCCCTGAATTGGAAGATAAAGATGCGATCAAAGCACGTATTGCCGAAGCGGCGAAATATGTACCGCTTGAACAGCTTTGCTTAAGTCCGCAATGTGGCTTTGCTTCCACCGAAGAAGGCAATGTGATGACCGAAGCACAGCAATGGGCGAAAGTACGTCACGTGGAAGAAATTGCGAAAGAAGTGTGGGGCGAAGATTAATTTCGACTTCGCATAACTTTGCATAGATAGTGAGAAAAAAGTGAATTAGGCGTAATCCTAATTCACTTTTTTATCGTATAAGAGAAGTTATTTTAAACGCTCGAAGCCTTTTTCTAAATCTGCGATCAGATCTTCAACCGCTTCTAAGCCTACATGAATTCGAATCAATGTACCGTTTAATTTTCTTTCGATTGCCGGACGGATGCGAGCAATTTCTTCCGGTTGGTTAGCTAAGATGAGGGATTCAAAGCCGCCCCAAGAATATGCCATGGTAAATAGTTCAAAATGATCTAAAAAGTTAGCTAATTGTTCATCGTTTAACTTTTGGTTAAGTTCAAATGAAAACAGACCGCTTGCCCCTTTAAAATCTCGTTTGAAAAATTCGTGTCCCGGGCAGCTTGGTAAAGCAGGGTGGAATACCGCTTTTACTTCCGGGCGTTGTGCCAGCCATTGTGCCACCTGAATCGAACGTTCTTGATGCTCTTTTAAACGAATACCGAGCGTACGTAAGCCTCGTGCCGTGGTATAAGCTGAATCCGCATCGACCATTTGTCCCATTAAATATGAACGTTCGCGCAGCTGATCCCAACAACGCGCATTAGCTACCGCCGTGCCAATCATCACATCAGAGTGACCGACCAAATATTTAGTACCGGCTTGAATCGAAATATCAATGCCGAATTCAAGTGCAGGGAATAATACGCCGCCTGCCCAAGTGTTATCGATCATAATCACGATATCCGGATTGACGTCACGAGCAATTCGAACCAAAGTTGGGATATCCGGCACTTCCATTGTCAGTGAGCTTGGTGATTCTAAAAATAGCACTTTGGTATTCGGTTGAATTAATGCGCGAATGCCTTCACCAATGAGCGGGTCATAATAAGTGGTACTTACTCCGATATTTTTTAAGATGACGTTGCAGAAATCCTGGGTTGGCTCATAAGCCGCACCGGTCATTAATATGTGATCGCCTTGCGAGACAAAAGCTAAAATGGAATTGGTTACGGCTGCTGCACCGCACGGATAAAGATAACAGCCGGCTCCGCCTTCTAATTCACACATTGCATCTTGTAGGGCAAAATGAGTAAGCGTACCACGTCTGCCGTAAAATAATTCGCCTTTATAGCGATTGCGAGTGGCATTCTTTTTTTGTGCAACCGAGTCAAACACTAAAGAAGAGGCTCGTTGAACGACAGGATTCACAGAACCTTGGGTATAACGAGATTTACGTCCGGCATGGACTAACTTCGTTTCTAACTGAGAGAATTTTGACATTGTATTTCCTTATTATAGTTATAAAAAAGCGGTCGGATCTCCGCAAAATTTTGCAAAAATTCGACCGCTTGTAAAGATTATCTAAATACGCTACGGTACTGCGGTTTTGCTCGTTTAAACTGACTGAGCAAAACGATTACAAAGAACAGTGCAAAAATAGAAAATGCCACAATAAGCCATTCGGGCATACCAAGTCCGAACATTTCCCATTGTTTGTCACTACAATTGACCGGACCGGGTGCAAAAATGCTTGGAAACCATTGATCAAACGGCATTGTTTGTGGAAATTCCGGTTTAAACTCACATTGATTCCAAGGAGAAGGATTTGCTTGATAATCGTGATGTTTAATGGCGAGCGCAAGTCCTTTATATACGCTAAAGCCCCATAATAGCAATCCTAACCAACGGGTAAGGAAAAAGCGAGGTGAAATTGCACCGATTAGCCCGGCGATAAGCAATCCCAAAATAGCAAGACGCTCATAAACACACATTACGCAAGGAACTAATCCCATTCCGTATTGGAAATAAATACCGCTTGCTTCAAGTGCGAAAGCAATAAAAGCAAGCAGTAACCATGCAGTTCGATTTAATGAGAGTTCTTTAAAGTAACTGAGCATAATAGGTACCTTTAGTCTGAATCATTTTGCCATTGTACCCGATTTTATGCGGTTTTCGTAAAAAAAATCTCCCCATTTTTCAGAGGAGATTTTTTAATTATCGAGTAATTAGCCAACCCCAGCTAGTCATTAACTCGGTAAGTGGCGGCAGTAAAAATTCTAATGATAAGAATCCGATACCTGAAAGCACTATCGTATAAGGTAATGCCATATATAACATTTTTCCGTATGAAAGACGAATTAGCGGTGCAAACGGTGAAGTAAGCAAGAATAGGAATGCCGCTTGTCCGTTTGGTGTCGCGACAGACGGTAAGTTCGTACCGGTATTGATTGCCACCGCAATTAAATCGAATTGTTCGCGACTAATGATTGCCGATTCAAGCGCGGTTTTCGCTTCATTAATATATACCGTACCGACGAATACGTTATCGGAAATCATTGATAATAAACCGTTAAATACATAGAACAATGCCAATTGAGAATGAGGATCGGCAGACAGTACGAAACTGATAATCGGTTCAAATAGTTTCAAATCAACAATAACCGCTACAACGGTAAAGAACACTACGATTAAAGCGGTAAACGGCATCGGTTCTTGGAATGAACGACCGATTGCATGTTCGTCGGTAATACCGCAGAATGCCGTGCAGATAATAATGATGGTTAAACCGATAATACCGACATCGGCAAGATGGAGTGCCAAACCGACAATCAACCAAACGCCTGCTAACGCTTGAATTGCCATTTTTACGTGATCTTGTTGTGTCATACGTTGTTCTTTTAACAAGTTATAACGTGCAAGTACACCCCATACGCGGCGAGGTAAGCGCGCACCGTAACCGAAGAGTTTGAAATGTTCGAGCAATAGACAAGTAAGAATACCGCAAATTAATACCGGTAAACTGACTGGGAGAACACGTAATAAGAATTCCAAGAATCCCCATTCCGCTTGACCTGCGATAATTAAGTTTTGCGGTTCGCCAACCATGGTCATTACACCGCCTAAAGCACTACCTACGGCTGCGTGCATTAAAAGACTACGTAAAAACGCACGGAATTGCTCAAGAATCTCTTTATTCGTAATGATCTTTTCATCATTACTAATATCCGTAGAGTCTTCGAAGCTGTTACCTGAAGCAACTTTATGGTACACACCGTAGAAACCGGTACCGACACTAATAATAACGGCAATCACGGTTAAGGCATCTAAGAATGCGGATAGGAAAGCGGCACTTAAACAGAATGCGAGAGAAAGAATTTTCTTTGAATGGATAGCGATAAGCAATTTTGTGAATACATATAAAAGCAATTGCTTCATAAAGTAGATACCGGCAACCATGAACATTAATAATAAAATTACTTCAAAGTTTGCCATGATTTCTTCTTTAACATGATGAGCGGAAGTCATACCGATAACAACCGCTTCGATAGCTAATAAACCGCCCGGTTGTAACGGATAGCATTTTAATGCCATAGATAATGTGAAAATAAATTCGGCAACGAGTAACCAGCCGGCAACGAAAGGACTAATGAAAAAGTAAATCAAAGGATTAATGATTAAAAAAGCAATAATACAGATTTTATACCATTCGGGAGCTTTACCTAAAAAGCTTTTAAATATAGCGTTTGAGCTATCCATTAAGAACCTCCATTAAAATAATAAGTTTTGTTAATTGTAATCCAGTTTAGATTAAAGGATAATAGCTTTTAACTCATTTTTTATGAGTTTTTTTTTGATTTTAGATAAAAATCGTTTCTTTTTTTAATTTTTTGATCACTTTTGCGGAGCAGGGGATTTTATATCATGGACAATTCTTATATTTTAAAAGCTCAAAGTCCTGCAGCACTTGCAGAAGAATATATTGTCAGAAGTATTTGGAATAATAAATTTCCGGCAGGAACGGATTTACCTGCCGAACGTGAGTTGGCGGATAAAATCGGCGTAACGAGAACAACATTACGAGAGGTTTTGCAGAGACTGGCGCGTGACGGCTGGTTACATATTCAACATGGTAAGCCAACTCGAGTCAATGATGTGTGGGAAACGGCCGGGCCGAATATTATCGGTACGATTATTAAATTAGATAAATCATATCTTCCGGTAATTATTGCAAACGTGGTGTCATTGAGAACCCGTATGGCGGAATCTTATATTCCGGAAGCGGTAAAATTAAATGCGGAAGCGTGTACCGTATTTTTTAATCAATTGGATGACTTGCAAGATACGGCGGAAGCATTCGCAACTTTTGATTATAGTCTATTTAGGCAGTTTACTTTTACGGCGAACAAACCGGTATATGCCTTGATTTTAAATAGCTTCAAAGGTATGTATCATCAAGTTGCGAGTATTTTCTTTGCAGATCCGGTTTGTCGCCAATTGACGTTAAAATTCTATCGTGATTTGCTCACGGCTTGTCGAGAGAAAGATCATGAAAGAGCGGCAGCGGTTATGGCGCAAAATCGCCAATCAAGCAGCGAAATTTGGGGAAAACTTTTACAAAGTATTCCGGAAAATTTCGGTGAACTAAAATAGGATATGTTTTGAACGAAATTCTCTTAACTTTAGAACCACAGGATAATGCTCGTTTACAATCGCTTTGCGGTGCGTTCGATGAGCATTTAACTTTAATTGAAAAGAGCTTTAATCTGGTCATTGCTCGTAACGGTTTCTCTTTTTCGATTCAATCCGCTGAGGATAATCATTATTCGGCGACTTTGATTCAAAATGCGGCAAAGTTATTGAAACAACTTTATAACGATACCGCGCCGATTAAAGGTAAAATTAAAGAACTTGATTTGGAAGACATTCATTTGGCGATTCAAGAAAGTCGAATGTTATTGCAAAATCAATGGGTATCCGGTTCTCAAGGCGAGATTTCAATTAAAACGAAACGGGGAGTTATTAAACCTCGAGGCGAGCATCAGCAAGCCTATTTAAGAAATATTCTAAGTCACGATATTAGTTTCGGTATCGGACCTGCGGGAACGGGGAAAACCTTTCTTGCGGTAGCGGCGGCGGTAGAATCATTAGAACGACAAGAAATTCGCCGTATTTTACTTACTCGTCCTGCCGTTGAAGCGGGCGAAAAATTAGGTTTTTTACCCGGCGATCTCGGGCAGAAAATCGAGCCCTATTTAAGACCGTTGTATGATGCGTTATTTGAAATGTTAGGTTTTGAGAAAGCGCAAAAACTTATGGAACGCAATGTAATTGAAATCGCACCGCTTGCTTATATGCGCGGGCGCACTTTAAACGATGCGTTTATTATTTTAGACGAAAGCCAAAATACTACGACGGAACAAATGAAAATGTTCTTAACACGTATCGGCTTTAATTCAAAGGCGGTTATTACAGGCGATATTACCCAAGTCGATTTGCCTCGTAGTCAAAAATCAGGTTTAAAACACGCGATGGAAGTGCTGAAAGATGTGCCTGATCTCAGTTTTAATTATTTTGACAGCCATGATATTGTGCGTCATCCGGTGGTGGCTAAAATTGTACAAGCCTATGATGTTTGGGAAGCGGAAGACGAACAGCGTCGCGAGCAACGTCGTTTGGAAAAACTCGCTTTGGAACAACAGAAAATTTTAGAACAAGCGGAACAACTTTAAAGATTGAAAAAAGCAGCGTTTTTATACGCTGCTTTTTTACTTTAAATCCAAGCTAATTGACGTAAGATAAATAAGCCTAAGCTGGCGGTAAATATTGAGCCGATAGTGGTTATACCGATTAAATTTGCCGCACCTTTTCCATTCCCACCATAAGCTCGTACCATCGCATAAGTTGCCGCGGCAACCGGAGCCGTAGCCGTCAGAAACAAAATGCCGAGTTGCATCGGGTTCAGTACAAATACCCACTTACCTAAGATAAATAAGAAAAGCGGAGCCAATATCAAGCGTGAAAATGATGCATAGAGTACCACGCGAGTTAATTCACTTTCTTCCGTTTGTTGGCGGAATTGGCTTAATGCTTTGAAATCTAAAGTCGCACCAATACAGATTAACGCCATCGGCAAGGTGATATTAGCGAGTGATTGCGCCGTTTGCATAAGGGGCTTAGGAATCTGAATCTGTAAGTAATTTACCACTATTCCAAGTACGATCGCTTGAATCAACGGGTTCTTCGCAACCGCCGAAGCAAGTTTGCTTGCATTCGGTTTCTGATCACTTAACGAATTTAAAATAGTAATAACACTCAATACATTAAATAAAATCACTAATGAAGCGGTATAAATTGAAACGGTGGCAAGTCCTGCTTCTCCATAGGCATTAATAGTGAGAGCAAGCCCTAAAATTGCCGCATTCGTACGAAAAACGCCTTGAGTAAAAATACAACGATAACCACGCTCACGGATATATTTAGCCGCCCACCATTCCGCTATCAGATAAATAATTAACGTACCGCTTAGGCCTGCAAAAATTAAATTAAGATCTTTTGAATAATCTAACGGACTTTTTACTACATTTAAAAATAGCATTGTCGGTAAAGCGAAATTAAACATCACTTTTGATGCGGTGTTACAAAAGGCATCATCTACAAATTTGCGACGACGTAAAAAAATACCCAATAACATTAAAAGAATAGTCGGTAGCATTACCCCTATACTAAATTGCAAAGATTCGAAAAACATAATCTAGCTCCCGAGTAAAAAAATAAGCGGTCAAATTTGCAAAATTTTTTACAAATCCAACCGCTTGCAATTAAAGCCCCGCTTTAAGGCTGGCTTCAATAAATTTGTCTAAATCACCGTCAAGTACCGCTTGGGTATTACGGTTTTCAACACCGGTACGCAAATCTTTAATGCGTGAATCATCTAATACGTATGAACGAATTTGGCTGCCCCAGCCGATATCCGATTTACTTTCTTCCATCGCTTGTTTTTCCGCATTCTTTTTCATCATTTCCATCTCGTATAATTTTGCTTTAAGCTGCTTCATACATTGATCTTTGTTCTGATGTTGTGAACGACCATTCTGGCATTGCACCACAATACCGGATGGAATATGGGTAATACGCACCGCCGATTCGGTTTTATTAACGTGCTGACCTCCCGCACCGGACGCTCGGTACACATCAATACGTAAATCCGCCGGATTGATTTCGATATCAATATCATCATCAATTTCCGGATACACGAAAGCAGCCGCAAATGAAGTATGGCGGCGGTTATTCGAATCAAATGGCGATTTACGCACCAAACGGTGAATACCGGTTTCGGTACGCAACCAGCCGAACGCATATTCGCCGGTGATTTTAACGGTTGCCGATTTTAAACCGGCTACATCACCGTCTGAAACCTCAATTAATTCGGTTTTAAAGCCTTTGCTTTCCGCCCAACGTAAATACATACGTAGTAACATTTCCGTCCAGTCTTGCGCTTCCGTACCGCCTGATCCGGCTTGTAAATCGACATAACAATCCGCCGCATCGTGCTGACCGCTAAACATACGTTGGAATTCAAGTTTCGCTAATTTTTCTTCTAATTCGTTGGCTTCTACTTGTGCTTCATTAAACGTATCTTCATCTTCCGCTTCTACGGCTAATTCGATTAAGCCTTCAACATCTTCCACACCTTGATCTAGTGTACGGATCGTATTGACCACCATTTCTAACGCAGAGCGTTCTTTACCTAACGCTTGTGCTTTTTCCGGCGTATTCCAAATTTCCGGCTGTTCTAATTCGGCATTAACTTCTTCTAAACGCTCGACTTTGGCATCAAAGTCAAAGATACCCCCGAAGTACATTAGTACGCTCGGTTAAATCGGCTAATTGAGTTTTAATTGGATTCAGTTCAAACATTATTTTTCCCTCTTTTAAAATTGACCGAGAATTATAGCTCAAGCGGTCATTTTTTTGGGGATTTTTGCAAAAAATTGCTCAAATTTAACCGCTTGCCATTGCTATAATAAATAAAAAAACAAAGGAATAAATTATGCCTAAACGTCCCCAAAATATTCATAATACCCTTTTCCAATTGGAAATCTTACGTCGTATTCCAAAGGGAAAAGGGCGTTACATTACTGCAAAGCAATTACATTCCCAATTAGAAGAACTTGGTTTCGATAAAGATATTCGTACCGTACAGAGAACATTAAATATTTTGTGTGAACATTTTGATATTGAAAAAGATGATCGTGATATTCAGCACGCTTACCGTTGGAAAGAACAAGCGAAAGGACTGGCAATTTCTACATTAACTGCTCACGAATCTTTATTATTAATGTTGGCGGAGGAACATTTAAAGAATTTGTTGCCGGCGAATTTAATGAAATCACTCAAACCGTTTTTTGATGAAGCACGTTATCAAAAACA includes:
- the dsbB gene encoding disulfide bond formation protein DsbB, which encodes MLSYFKELSLNRTAWLLLAFIAFALEASGIYFQYGMGLVPCVMCVYERLAILGLLIAGLIGAISPRFFLTRWLGLLLWGFSVYKGLALAIKHHDYQANPSPWNQCEFKPEFPQTMPFDQWFPSIFAPGPVNCSDKQWEMFGLGMPEWLIVAFSIFALFFVIVLLSQFKRAKPQYRSVFR
- the nhaB gene encoding sodium/proton antiporter NhaB produces the protein MDSSNAIFKSFLGKAPEWYKICIIAFLIINPLIYFFISPFVAGWLLVAEFIFTLSMALKCYPLQPGGLLAIEAVVIGMTSAHHVKEEIMANFEVILLLMFMVAGIYFMKQLLLYVFTKLLIAIHSKKILSLAFCLSAAFLSAFLDALTVIAVIISVGTGFYGVYHKVASGNSFEDSTDISNDEKIITNKEILEQFRAFLRSLLMHAAVGSALGGVMTMVGEPQNLIIAGQAEWGFLEFLLRVLPVSLPVLICGILTCLLLEHFKLFGYGARLPRRVWGVLARYNLLKEQRMTQQDHVKMAIQALAGVWLIVGLALHLADVGIIGLTIIIICTAFCGITDEHAIGRSFQEPMPFTALIVVFFTVVAVIVDLKLFEPIISFVLSADPHSQLALFYVFNGLLSMISDNVFVGTVYINEAKTALESAIISREQFDLIAVAINTGTNLPSVATPNGQAAFLFLLTSPFAPLIRLSYGKMLYMALPYTIVLSGIGFLSLEFLLPPLTELMTSWGWLITR
- a CDS encoding 5-methyltetrahydropteroyltriglutamate--homocysteine S-methyltransferase, whose protein sequence is MAHKTLPFHADTVGSYLRTDAWKKAHADYKAGLISLEARDAIVEEEVKKLVEAQLEAGIQVVTDGEFHRSWWHIDFLENLNGIEGYVPEKAYAFKGVAVRPYNTRCCGKVSWNPNHPFLEHFKKFNAIVAGRAVAKFTIPSPNQLMYPVQWDHGVYATREEFAKDVQQAYKDAIKAFYDAGCRYLQIDDVYWGSLCNNYQQPTFEVDKAQAVANIQAILADKPADLTITTHVCRGNYKSSYLLEGAYDPIADGLFGQTNYDGYFLEYDDERSGGFEPLKHFANNKGRVVLGLVSSKFPELEDKDAIKARIAEAAKYVPLEQLCLSPQCGFASTEEGNVMTEAQQWAKVRHVEEIAKEVWGED
- the metC gene encoding cystathionine beta-lyase is translated as MSKFSQLETKLVHAGRKSRYTQGSVNPVVQRASSLVFDSVAQKKNATRNRYKGELFYGRRGTLTHFALQDAMCELEGGAGCYLYPCGAAAVTNSILAFVSQGDHILMTGAAYEPTQDFCNVILKNIGVSTTYYDPLIGEGIRALIQPNTKVLFLESPSSLTMEVPDIPTLVRIARDVNPDIVIMIDNTWAGGVLFPALEFGIDISIQAGTKYLVGHSDVMIGTAVANARCWDQLRERSYLMGQMVDADSAYTTARGLRTLGIRLKEHQERSIQVAQWLAQRPEVKAVFHPALPSCPGHEFFKRDFKGASGLFSFELNQKLNDEQLANFLDHFELFTMAYSWGGFESLILANQPEEIARIRPAIERKLNGTLIRIHVGLEAVEDLIADLEKGFERLK
- a CDS encoding AEC family transporter, coding for MFFESLQFSIGVMLPTILLMLLGIFLRRRKFVDDAFCNTASKVMFNFALPTMLFLNVVKSPLDYSKDLNLIFAGLSGTLIIYLIAEWWAAKYIRERGYRCIFTQGVFRTNAAILGLALTINAYGEAGLATVSIYTASLVILFNVLSVITILNSLSDQKPNASKLASAVAKNPLIQAIVLGIVVNYLQIQIPKPLMQTAQSLANITLPMALICIGATLDFKALSQFRQQTEESELTRVVLYASFSRLILAPLFLFILGKWVFVLNPMQLGILFLTATAPVAAATYAMVRAYGGNGKGAANLIGITTIGSIFTASLGLFILRQLAWI
- the prfB gene encoding peptide chain release factor 2 (programmed frameshift) is translated as MFELNPIKTQLADLTERTNVLRGYLDFDAKVERLEEVNAELEQPEIWNTPEKAQALGKERSALEMVVNTIRTLDQGVEDVEGLIELAVEAEDEDTFNEAQVEANELEEKLAKLEFQRMFSGQHDAADCYVDLQAGSGGTEAQDWTEMLLRMYLRWAESKGFKTELIEVSDGDVAGLKSATVKITGEYAFGWLRTETGIHRLVRKSPFDSNNRRHTSFAAAFVYPEIDDDIDIEINPADLRIDVYRASGAGGQHVNKTESAVRITHIPSGIVVQCQNGRSQHQNKDQCMKQLKAKLYEMEMMKKNAEKQAMEESKSDIGWGSQIRSYVLDDSRIKDLRTGVENRNTQAVLDGDLDKFIEASLKAGL
- a CDS encoding PhoH family protein; translation: MNEILLTLEPQDNARLQSLCGAFDEHLTLIEKSFNLVIARNGFSFSIQSAEDNHYSATLIQNAAKLLKQLYNDTAPIKGKIKELDLEDIHLAIQESRMLLQNQWVSGSQGEISIKTKRGVIKPRGEHQQAYLRNILSHDISFGIGPAGTGKTFLAVAAAVESLERQEIRRILLTRPAVEAGEKLGFLPGDLGQKIEPYLRPLYDALFEMLGFEKAQKLMERNVIEIAPLAYMRGRTLNDAFIILDESQNTTTEQMKMFLTRIGFNSKAVITGDITQVDLPRSQKSGLKHAMEVLKDVPDLSFNYFDSHDIVRHPVVAKIVQAYDVWEAEDEQRREQRRLEKLALEQQKILEQAEQL
- the pyrE gene encoding orotate phosphoribosyltransferase gives rise to the protein MEQYKHDFIEFALSRNVLKFGEFTLKSGRKSPYFFNAGLFNTGRDLAKLGEFYAQAIQACGLNFDVLFGPAYKGIPIATTVAVALVNQFDVDKPCCFNRKEAKDHGEGGNLIGSPLKGRILLVDDVITAGTAIRESMEIINANQAELAGVLIALNRKEKGKGELSAIQEVERDYGCQVFSIVDFDDLLSFIEKSEQYAPHLAAMKAYREQYGV
- the fadR gene encoding fatty acid metabolism transcriptional regulator FadR — encoded protein: MDNSYILKAQSPAALAEEYIVRSIWNNKFPAGTDLPAERELADKIGVTRTTLREVLQRLARDGWLHIQHGKPTRVNDVWETAGPNIIGTIIKLDKSYLPVIIANVVSLRTRMAESYIPEAVKLNAEACTVFFNQLDDLQDTAEAFATFDYSLFRQFTFTANKPVYALILNSFKGMYHQVASIFFADPVCRQLTLKFYRDLLTACREKDHERAAAVMAQNRQSSSEIWGKLLQSIPENFGELK